Proteins from a single region of Streptomyces spinoverrucosus:
- a CDS encoding tyrosine-type recombinase/integrase: MAPRKRNPNGAGSIWQRKDGRFEARVYVPQPDGTRKRKTVYGATWEECDEKRQELVRRDRQGIPTPSRSAKLSEWLPYWLEEYIRPHRKRTTYIKYEMHVRRYLVPLLGSRRLESLTTANVRRMISEVTRQASAATAKESHRVLRTALTAACREELISRNVVQLVPAPRVEPRELRPWTLDETLTFLEAARTDPLYTAFVLAVALGLRRGEILGLQWKDVDLDQRVLTVRTTLNRGGKELYLDTTKNRRARVIPIPQMCVAPLRWQRLRQADRRVAVGAKWHDSDHVFTTRSGRPIEPRNLYRSFLRISASAGLPQVRLHDTRHGCASLLFAAGVAPRTVMEILGHSQIAVTMNVYTHVSDGDRREAMGHMDRLLRRRR, encoded by the coding sequence ATGGCCCCGCGAAAGAGGAACCCCAACGGCGCCGGCAGCATTTGGCAGCGCAAGGACGGGCGCTTTGAAGCGCGCGTCTACGTCCCGCAGCCTGACGGCACCCGCAAGCGCAAGACGGTGTACGGGGCCACCTGGGAAGAGTGCGATGAGAAGCGTCAGGAACTCGTGCGCCGCGACCGCCAGGGGATCCCGACGCCTTCCCGATCCGCGAAGCTCTCGGAATGGCTGCCGTACTGGCTGGAGGAATACATCAGGCCCCACCGGAAGCGCACCACGTACATCAAGTACGAGATGCACGTCCGGCGGTACCTCGTACCCTTGCTCGGCAGTCGCCGACTGGAGTCGCTGACCACGGCGAACGTGCGCCGGATGATCTCCGAGGTGACCAGGCAGGCGTCGGCGGCAACTGCCAAGGAGTCCCACCGCGTGCTGCGCACGGCTCTTACGGCCGCATGCCGTGAGGAGCTGATCAGTCGCAACGTCGTGCAACTGGTGCCCGCTCCACGAGTCGAGCCGCGCGAACTGCGCCCCTGGACGCTGGACGAGACCTTAACGTTCCTGGAAGCAGCTCGGACCGATCCCCTCTACACGGCGTTCGTCCTGGCGGTCGCGCTCGGTCTGCGACGGGGGGAGATCTTGGGGTTGCAGTGGAAGGACGTGGACCTTGACCAGCGCGTTCTCACCGTCCGAACAACGCTGAACCGAGGTGGCAAGGAGCTGTACCTGGACACGACCAAGAACCGGCGTGCTCGGGTGATCCCCATTCCGCAGATGTGCGTGGCGCCTCTCCGCTGGCAGCGTCTCCGACAGGCAGACCGGCGAGTGGCCGTCGGCGCGAAATGGCACGACAGTGATCACGTGTTCACGACACGAAGCGGCCGGCCGATCGAGCCTCGGAACCTCTACCGGTCGTTCCTACGGATCTCCGCGTCGGCTGGCCTGCCGCAGGTCCGCTTGCACGACACACGCCACGGCTGCGCGTCCCTTCTCTTCGCGGCCGGCGTCGCTCCCCGAACTGTGATGGAGATCTTGGGGCACTCCCAGATCGCGGTGACGATGAACGTCTACACGCACGTGAGCGACGGTGACCGGCGTGAGGCCATGGGGCACATGGATCGACTGCTGAGGCGGCGCCGGTAG
- a CDS encoding helix-turn-helix domain-containing protein, with translation MLTVVPSDPQALTVPEVMTALKLSRSKVYDLIRSKQLPSYTSGRARRIPVDAVRHYMQDRLEENAA, from the coding sequence GTGCTGACCGTCGTCCCGAGCGACCCGCAAGCCCTCACCGTCCCGGAGGTCATGACCGCGCTGAAGCTGAGCCGCAGCAAGGTCTACGACCTGATCCGCTCCAAGCAACTCCCGAGCTACACGTCCGGCCGTGCCCGCCGTATCCCGGTCGACGCCGTCCGTCACTACATGCAAGACCGACTTGAGGAGAACGCAGCCTGA
- a CDS encoding DUF3631 domain-containing protein, whose amino-acid sequence MTGTIDGAALLDEVEAFHRRFNVFPHEAAYVAVALWDAHAHLLDCFDSTPRLAFLSPEPGSGKSRALEIVETLVPQPMTAVNASAAALFRSVSSPNGRPTILFDEIDTIFGPKAGDNEELRGFLNAGHRRTGVTYRCIGDGGNQTVQAFPSYCGVAVAGLGSLPDTIMTRSVVIRMRRRARNERVEAFRARIHEAQGHALRDRLAQWAEHARGFVMGAWPDMPDGVSDRPADVWEPLLAVADAAGGDWPERARKACVTLVTASKANDKGSLGVRLLTDLRDHVMVGIDRLPTVAILDRLNALDDAPWADLHGKPLDNRRLSKMLAEYMTADNEPIASRNIKTAGSVLKGYYAADLHDAWARYCPPPPESPLLPLPGTENAA is encoded by the coding sequence ATGACCGGAACCATCGACGGGGCCGCACTGCTCGACGAGGTGGAAGCCTTCCACCGCCGCTTCAACGTCTTCCCCCACGAGGCCGCCTACGTCGCCGTCGCCTTGTGGGACGCGCATGCTCACCTGCTCGACTGCTTCGACTCCACCCCCCGCCTCGCCTTCTTGTCCCCGGAGCCGGGGTCGGGCAAGTCGCGGGCGCTGGAGATCGTAGAGACCCTCGTGCCGCAGCCCATGACCGCCGTCAACGCGTCCGCCGCCGCCTTGTTCCGGTCGGTGTCCAGCCCCAACGGCCGGCCCACGATCCTGTTCGACGAAATCGACACGATCTTCGGGCCCAAGGCAGGAGACAACGAGGAACTACGCGGCTTCCTCAACGCCGGCCACCGCCGCACCGGAGTCACCTACCGGTGCATCGGCGACGGCGGCAACCAGACCGTACAAGCCTTCCCCTCGTACTGCGGCGTCGCGGTCGCCGGACTCGGCTCCCTACCGGACACGATCATGACCCGCTCCGTCGTGATCCGCATGCGCCGACGGGCACGCAACGAACGCGTGGAAGCCTTCCGCGCCCGCATCCACGAAGCGCAGGGACACGCCCTGCGCGACCGACTCGCGCAGTGGGCCGAACACGCCCGTGGGTTCGTCATGGGTGCGTGGCCGGACATGCCCGACGGGGTCAGCGACCGCCCGGCGGACGTGTGGGAACCCCTGCTTGCCGTCGCCGACGCGGCCGGCGGCGACTGGCCCGAGCGGGCACGGAAGGCGTGCGTGACGCTGGTGACCGCGTCCAAGGCCAACGACAAAGGCAGCCTCGGAGTCCGGCTGCTGACCGACCTGCGCGATCACGTCATGGTCGGCATCGATCGCCTGCCCACCGTCGCCATCCTCGACAGGCTCAACGCGCTCGACGACGCCCCGTGGGCGGACCTGCACGGCAAGCCGCTCGACAACCGGCGCCTGTCGAAGATGCTCGCGGAGTACATGACGGCGGACAACGAGCCGATCGCCTCCCGCAACATCAAGACCGCCGGGAGCGTCCTCAAGGGCTACTACGCCGCAGATCTCCACGACGCGTGGGCCCGCTACTGCCCCCCACCCCCGGAAAGTCCGCTACTTCCGCTACCCGGCACTGAAAACGCGGCCTGA
- a CDS encoding bifunctional DNA primase/polymerase, whose protein sequence is MTHDPRLALLRTALDAAERGWHVFPLRPGGKPPALHGEKSCTLTGECADGHLKWEQRATTDPDRIRAAWSRAPFNVGIATGPSGLVVVDLDTPEHKGSSDAPDGATTFAALCERAGHAVPDTYRVRTPSGGTHLYFTAPHGVRLANTAGTVADSVDTRAWGGYVVAAGSTTPAGHYEALCGPKTAALPSWLQTILQPAPKAPQAPSMAVAGQSRRYAEIALANETRNVATAQRGSREAALFRAARALGRFVAWGDLPRHVVEQALQEAGETAGLTVSECRSTLRSALNWSITHNAVRRDAA, encoded by the coding sequence ATGACCCATGACCCCCGCTTAGCGCTGCTGCGCACAGCGCTGGACGCCGCCGAACGCGGCTGGCACGTCTTCCCCCTCCGCCCCGGCGGCAAGCCGCCGGCGCTGCATGGGGAGAAGTCCTGCACCCTCACCGGTGAGTGCGCCGACGGGCACCTGAAGTGGGAACAGCGCGCCACCACCGACCCCGACCGCATCCGCGCCGCCTGGTCGCGGGCGCCGTTCAACGTCGGCATCGCCACCGGCCCCTCCGGGCTGGTCGTGGTCGACCTGGACACGCCAGAGCACAAAGGCAGTTCGGACGCGCCTGACGGCGCGACGACCTTTGCAGCGCTCTGCGAGCGCGCCGGCCATGCCGTCCCCGACACCTACCGCGTGCGCACCCCGAGCGGCGGAACCCACCTGTACTTCACCGCCCCGCACGGCGTCCGACTGGCCAACACGGCTGGCACCGTTGCCGATTCGGTCGACACCCGCGCATGGGGCGGCTACGTCGTCGCGGCCGGCAGCACCACTCCCGCCGGACACTACGAGGCTCTGTGCGGCCCCAAGACGGCCGCTCTGCCCTCGTGGCTGCAAACCATCCTGCAACCCGCCCCCAAGGCGCCTCAGGCGCCCTCTATGGCCGTAGCGGGGCAATCCCGCCGATATGCGGAGATAGCACTCGCCAACGAGACGCGGAACGTCGCCACCGCCCAACGCGGCTCGCGGGAAGCCGCGTTGTTCCGGGCCGCGCGCGCCCTGGGACGGTTCGTCGCGTGGGGCGACCTCCCCCGGCACGTGGTCGAGCAGGCTCTTCAGGAGGCAGGCGAGACGGCCGGACTCACCGTCTCCGAGTGCCGCTCAACCCTGCGCAGCGCCCTCAACTGGTCCATCACCCACAACGCGGTCAGGCGGGATGCGGCATGA
- a CDS encoding ATP-binding protein: MSDNVVHLHKHHTPPATATDRDTPTVLTVVSAPAPARPVPLWVRSGRAIRTAVTHDNTKTTARIVVRHGAYVVGGAKIAARRTWDGRTGARYERMLRAAEAAGNHEMATEWEERLQRFREARHRRRMDLLTSPVDAAKGVLVGTGMGIGGLVALGIVMAIANKDVTDVVTPLTAVIEFIALVITIVSVVWGPLVTVGPLLALLALWSVGRKQQAAPNWALPDRVRNGEGEPITPSIVVKALRDLGVPALRNAIKDMGDAGASMLSPIVIAGCGVEVDVTLPSGVSTDEIQKRRRKLAENLTRHEHEVFITIPKAARTVRLWVADSGALDEPIGPSPLVTDETLTANYSTGKAPWGQDLRGDAAAISLYQRHLLITGLSNQGKTAALRSLALWLALDRTVEFWLGDLKGVGDWAMFDGLATRLIQGPTDDHVIQVTEMLEDGVEEMNRRILAPPGTEFPPLIIIVDEAQLAFMCPVKDEQKRPYGGSSSTSRYFMAARKIHNQGRAVDVLLWQGTQDPTDQNLPKLVREGAHTRAALALGTESQARMALGDKAVDGGAAPNLLRQGLDKGQVVVASDGIEMPAGQSFVNVRTHYISTDDAKVIAARAKALRDGVTTLHTIERGEQRDPLTDIAAVLGNAPRLFTQDVIQRLATLDADAYGGWTFADLKRVLEAAGEEPKKSHGRMVVHRDHVFRALANRDADDSASAVE; this comes from the coding sequence ATGAGCGACAACGTCGTGCACCTGCACAAGCACCACACCCCGCCCGCCACCGCGACGGACAGGGACACCCCGACCGTGCTCACCGTGGTGTCGGCCCCTGCGCCCGCACGGCCGGTGCCGCTGTGGGTGCGATCCGGCCGCGCCATCCGCACGGCCGTCACCCACGACAACACCAAGACCACCGCCCGCATCGTCGTCCGCCACGGCGCCTACGTCGTCGGCGGGGCGAAGATTGCTGCCCGCCGCACCTGGGACGGCCGTACCGGCGCCCGCTACGAGCGCATGCTCCGCGCCGCTGAGGCTGCCGGGAACCATGAGATGGCCACTGAGTGGGAGGAGCGCCTGCAGCGCTTCCGCGAGGCACGCCACCGCCGCCGCATGGACCTGCTCACCTCCCCCGTGGACGCGGCCAAGGGCGTGCTGGTCGGAACGGGCATGGGCATCGGTGGCCTGGTGGCACTCGGGATCGTCATGGCGATCGCCAACAAGGACGTCACCGACGTCGTCACTCCGCTGACGGCGGTCATCGAGTTCATCGCCCTGGTCATCACCATCGTCTCTGTGGTGTGGGGGCCGCTGGTCACCGTCGGTCCGCTGCTCGCGCTGCTCGCGCTGTGGTCGGTCGGCCGCAAGCAGCAGGCCGCACCGAACTGGGCACTGCCCGACCGCGTCCGCAACGGCGAGGGTGAGCCGATCACCCCGTCGATCGTGGTCAAGGCCCTGCGCGACCTCGGGGTGCCCGCGCTACGCAACGCCATCAAGGACATGGGCGACGCCGGCGCATCCATGCTGTCCCCGATCGTGATCGCCGGATGCGGCGTCGAGGTCGACGTCACCCTGCCGTCCGGGGTGTCCACCGACGAGATCCAAAAGCGGCGCCGCAAGCTTGCCGAGAATCTCACCCGTCACGAGCACGAGGTATTCATCACGATCCCCAAGGCCGCCCGCACGGTGCGGCTGTGGGTCGCCGACTCGGGAGCGCTGGATGAGCCGATCGGCCCGTCGCCGCTGGTCACCGACGAGACGCTGACCGCGAACTACTCAACGGGTAAGGCGCCGTGGGGTCAGGACCTGCGCGGCGACGCGGCGGCGATCAGCCTGTATCAGCGCCACCTGCTCATCACCGGCCTGTCCAACCAAGGCAAGACCGCAGCCCTGCGCTCCCTGGCGCTGTGGCTGGCGCTGGACCGCACGGTGGAGTTCTGGCTGGGCGACCTCAAGGGCGTCGGTGACTGGGCCATGTTCGACGGGCTGGCCACCAGGCTGATCCAGGGCCCGACTGACGACCACGTCATCCAGGTGACCGAGATGCTGGAGGACGGGGTGGAGGAGATGAACCGCCGTATCCTGGCGCCGCCCGGCACCGAGTTCCCGCCGCTGATCATCATCGTCGACGAGGCTCAGCTCGCCTTCATGTGCCCGGTCAAGGATGAGCAGAAGCGGCCCTACGGCGGGTCCAGCTCCACCTCCCGGTACTTCATGGCCGCCCGGAAGATCCACAACCAGGGCCGTGCCGTCGACGTGCTGCTGTGGCAGGGCACCCAGGACCCCACCGACCAGAACCTTCCCAAGCTCGTACGCGAGGGCGCCCACACCCGCGCCGCCCTCGCCCTGGGCACCGAGTCCCAGGCCCGCATGGCACTGGGAGACAAGGCCGTCGACGGCGGCGCCGCCCCCAACCTGCTGCGTCAGGGGCTGGACAAGGGACAGGTCGTCGTCGCCTCCGACGGCATCGAGATGCCGGCCGGACAGTCCTTCGTCAATGTGCGTACGCACTACATCAGCACCGATGACGCGAAGGTGATCGCCGCCCGTGCCAAGGCACTTCGCGACGGCGTCACCACCCTCCACACCATCGAACGCGGCGAACAGCGCGACCCGCTTACCGACATCGCCGCCGTGCTCGGCAACGCCCCGCGCCTGTTCACCCAGGACGTGATCCAGCGACTGGCCACCCTGGACGCGGACGCCTACGGCGGCTGGACGTTCGCCGACCTCAAGCGCGTGCTGGAGGCGGCGGGCGAGGAGCCGAAGAAGTCCCACGGACGCATGGTCGTCCACCGCGATCACGTCTTCCGCGCGCTCGCCAACCGCGACGCGGACGATTCCGCTTCCGCCGTCGAGTAG
- a CDS encoding RRQRL motif-containing zinc-binding protein, producing MAALPVFRWRLAPDGYATRRQLRAQGLRPGGQDVAAQLERPRRRREPLVAYLYRVDLALPVRPMTAAKWAALAKANAARRTCPQCQRDAGYVIPASLGMCAPCAYPDTSLSAPGSTGTETP from the coding sequence ATGGCGGCGCTGCCGGTGTTCCGGTGGCGCCTCGCCCCGGACGGATACGCCACCCGCCGCCAACTCCGGGCCCAAGGTTTGCGCCCCGGTGGTCAGGACGTGGCCGCTCAACTCGAACGTCCCCGCCGACGGCGCGAACCCCTGGTCGCCTACCTCTACCGCGTCGACCTCGCCCTACCGGTGCGGCCCATGACGGCCGCGAAATGGGCGGCTCTGGCCAAGGCCAACGCCGCCCGCCGCACCTGTCCCCAGTGCCAGCGGGATGCCGGATACGTCATCCCCGCCTCGCTCGGCATGTGCGCGCCCTGCGCCTACCCCGACACCTCCCTGTCCGCGCCCGGCAGTACCGGAACGGAGACTCCGTGA
- a CDS encoding protein spdB codes for MNAKTVLPAVAMTAVSMVLTLAVVVMWLGTAVPWPVAVVVGLGIDGGWLATLAYERRLAAQGDHSNAVTAVGWSFGLIATGVLVAHALTADHSAGAWLAVAWLPVAAKALWLVHGLWERTALTPAALGAIRGIQQEARDEAAVARARLRAEAATEETRLTAVTEAGARVARVQARTADTLAGAWSTLEKARAGEETGRALTSVTHRVTPGVTPRWELPVWGPTEQVPALESGPALTDDALDAVVDAIRTSEDPALSYREMAARFRAAGHSASEVRLRASWKRVA; via the coding sequence ATGAACGCCAAGACCGTTCTGCCCGCCGTCGCGATGACGGCCGTGTCCATGGTCCTCACTCTGGCCGTGGTGGTGATGTGGCTGGGCACGGCCGTGCCATGGCCGGTGGCCGTGGTCGTCGGACTCGGGATCGACGGCGGATGGCTGGCCACCCTCGCCTACGAGCGCCGCCTCGCGGCGCAGGGCGACCACAGCAACGCGGTCACCGCCGTCGGCTGGTCGTTCGGCCTGATCGCCACGGGCGTGTTGGTGGCGCACGCGCTCACCGCCGATCACTCCGCCGGCGCGTGGCTGGCCGTGGCCTGGCTGCCGGTCGCGGCCAAAGCGCTGTGGCTGGTGCACGGGCTGTGGGAGCGCACCGCGCTCACCCCGGCGGCGCTGGGAGCGATCCGGGGAATTCAGCAGGAGGCCCGCGATGAGGCGGCGGTGGCCCGCGCCCGGCTGCGGGCGGAAGCGGCGACTGAGGAGACGCGGTTGACGGCCGTGACCGAGGCCGGCGCCCGCGTGGCCCGTGTCCAGGCCAGGACCGCTGACACCCTCGCGGGGGCGTGGTCGACCCTGGAGAAGGCGCGTGCCGGTGAGGAGACAGGGCGGGCGCTGACCAGCGTGACGCACCGGGTCACGCCCGGTGTCACGCCCCGCTGGGAGCTCCCGGTGTGGGGGCCCACCGAGCAGGTTCCCGCACTGGAGTCGGGCCCGGCGCTCACGGATGACGCGCTGGACGCCGTGGTCGACGCCATCCGTACCAGCGAGGACCCGGCCCTGTCCTACCGCGAGATGGCCGCCCGCTTCCGGGCGGCCGGTCACTCCGCGTCCGAGGTCCGGCTCAGGGCTTCCTGGAAGCGCGTCGCCTGA
- a CDS encoding DUF6284 family protein, which translates to MSHIVTVQDAVTAFADWIEPTDAELDAIEQEMPLILADVDLLDAHIITLDRTPTELDARRIRRARRRALAARVDLANRTAGASLPGGAA; encoded by the coding sequence ATGAGCCACATCGTCACTGTTCAGGACGCTGTTACCGCGTTCGCCGACTGGATCGAACCCACGGACGCGGAACTGGACGCGATCGAGCAGGAGATGCCGCTGATCCTCGCGGACGTCGACCTGCTGGACGCGCACATCATCACCCTCGACCGCACGCCGACCGAGCTGGACGCCCGCCGCATCCGCCGGGCCCGCCGCCGGGCGCTGGCCGCCCGGGTGGACCTGGCCAACCGCACCGCCGGCGCGAGCCTGCCCGGGGGTGCGGCGTGA
- a CDS encoding GntR family transcriptional regulator: protein MREQRPRYHRIADDLRGQIERGELEPGEQLPTEFELVERYEASRNTVRLALRRLTEEGLIIAGQGRGSFVRRSLTPAVWDWSVLESRARHQTDKQGDQWASIVAESGRQPRQEVRVSIRRPPAEVAERLELDPETGITVVRERVRIVDHDPYALADSYFPEELVRGTPLMLPEDVSAPGGVLASVGLIQARYRDEITVRMPTRAEIEKLSLPAATPVAVHMRTGYDENNRPLRVMITVLPGDRHVIRYDVSAE, encoded by the coding sequence GTGAGGGAGCAACGCCCGAGGTATCACCGCATCGCTGATGACCTGCGAGGACAGATCGAGCGAGGGGAGCTTGAACCCGGTGAACAGCTCCCGACTGAGTTCGAGTTGGTGGAGCGCTACGAGGCCAGTCGGAATACGGTCCGGCTCGCCCTGCGGCGCCTGACCGAAGAAGGGCTCATCATTGCTGGTCAGGGGCGGGGTAGCTTCGTTCGCCGCAGCCTCACGCCAGCGGTCTGGGACTGGTCGGTTCTGGAGTCTCGCGCCCGGCATCAGACGGACAAGCAGGGTGACCAGTGGGCCAGCATCGTGGCCGAAAGTGGTCGCCAACCACGGCAGGAAGTCCGTGTATCCATCCGGCGACCGCCGGCGGAGGTCGCTGAGCGGCTGGAGTTGGATCCCGAGACAGGCATCACCGTTGTGCGGGAGCGGGTCCGCATAGTCGACCATGACCCTTACGCCTTGGCTGACTCCTACTTCCCTGAGGAGTTGGTTCGTGGCACGCCCTTGATGCTGCCTGAGGACGTGTCAGCGCCGGGCGGTGTGCTGGCGAGCGTCGGGCTCATCCAGGCTCGTTATCGAGATGAGATCACCGTGCGGATGCCGACTCGTGCCGAGATCGAGAAGCTGTCCCTGCCCGCTGCCACGCCTGTGGCTGTGCACATGCGTACGGGCTACGACGAAAACAACCGTCCCCTACGAGTAATGATCACAGTCCTTCCGGGAGACCGTCATGTCATCAGGTACGACGTATCCGCCGAATAG
- a CDS encoding histone deacetylase encodes MKALSSIDPTLPDDREPKEVWYTSYGSNMHLDRLACYIRGGRPLGATREYPGCRNPVMPPRSLAVELSGAMYFATESPVWGGGRAFYDPEGSGRVLARAHLVTTEQFSDIAAQEMYREPGTNLKLGEALEHGRAVLGEGRYETLVCVGQIDGLPVLTFTAPWGMNDVPWIPPSLPYVEFLASGLLSAGTWDVDAIAEYVAACPGASGHWSEQDIAALLTGDS; translated from the coding sequence GTGAAAGCGCTCAGCAGCATTGATCCAACGTTGCCCGACGACCGGGAGCCAAAGGAGGTTTGGTACACCTCTTATGGCTCAAACATGCACCTTGATCGTCTTGCCTGTTACATCCGGGGCGGTCGTCCGCTGGGTGCGACCAGGGAGTATCCCGGTTGCAGAAACCCGGTAATGCCTCCCCGGTCACTCGCGGTTGAGCTTTCCGGCGCGATGTACTTCGCCACCGAGTCGCCAGTGTGGGGAGGCGGAAGAGCCTTCTACGATCCCGAGGGGTCAGGCCGCGTGTTGGCTAGGGCACACCTGGTGACTACTGAGCAGTTCTCGGACATCGCTGCTCAAGAGATGTACAGGGAGCCGGGGACGAACCTGAAGCTTGGCGAGGCTCTGGAACACGGGCGCGCCGTTTTGGGCGAGGGACGCTATGAGACGTTGGTTTGCGTAGGCCAGATTGACGGCTTGCCTGTTCTAACCTTCACTGCCCCCTGGGGAATGAACGACGTGCCATGGATTCCGCCTTCGCTGCCCTATGTGGAGTTCCTCGCCTCGGGGCTATTGTCGGCTGGCACTTGGGATGTGGATGCGATTGCCGAGTACGTCGCAGCCTGTCCAGGGGCGTCCGGCCATTGGTCCGAGCAGGATATTGCCGCCCTCCTCACGGGTGACTCCTGA
- a CDS encoding NAD(P)/FAD-dependent oxidoreductase: MSSSPSSVVNGGVSFWYAQESFPAPREPLSGDASADVVIVGGGYTGLWTAYYLKKAAPFLRITVLEQKFCGYGASGRNGGWLYNGIAGRDRYARVHGHEAAVRLQRAMNDTVDEVIRAAREEGVEADVHKGGVLEVACTPAQLARLKAFHEHELSYGEKDRELYGARETAERIRVAGAVGSSWTPHGARIHPVKLVTGLARTVESLGVTIHESTPVTEIRPKHAVTPYGTVRAPYVLRCTEGFTASLKGQKRTWLPMNSSMIATEPLTEEQWEAVGWAGRETLGDMAHAYMYAQRTADGRIALGGRGVPYRFGSRTDNDGRTQETTIAALREILERFFPSLTGVGITHAWSGVLGVPRDWCATVTLDRATGLGWAGGYVGSGVATANLAARTLRDLVQLDSGQGTRTDLTDLPWVDHKVRKWEPEPLRWLGVHGMYATYRTADRHEHTTHSAESSRLARLADRVAGRR; the protein is encoded by the coding sequence ATGAGCAGCTCGCCCAGCAGCGTCGTGAACGGCGGCGTCTCCTTCTGGTACGCCCAGGAAAGCTTCCCCGCCCCCAGGGAGCCCCTCTCCGGCGACGCGTCCGCGGACGTCGTGATCGTCGGCGGCGGCTACACGGGACTGTGGACGGCGTACTACCTGAAGAAGGCCGCGCCCTTCCTCCGGATCACCGTCCTGGAGCAGAAGTTCTGCGGCTACGGCGCCTCCGGCCGCAACGGCGGCTGGCTCTACAACGGCATCGCGGGCCGCGACCGGTACGCGCGCGTGCACGGCCACGAGGCCGCCGTACGCCTCCAGCGGGCCATGAACGACACCGTCGACGAGGTCATCAGGGCCGCCCGGGAGGAGGGCGTCGAGGCCGACGTCCACAAGGGCGGCGTCCTCGAAGTCGCCTGCACCCCGGCCCAGCTGGCCCGCCTGAAGGCCTTCCACGAGCACGAGCTGTCGTACGGCGAGAAGGACCGCGAGCTGTACGGCGCCCGCGAGACCGCCGAGCGGATCAGGGTGGCCGGCGCGGTCGGCTCCTCCTGGACCCCGCACGGAGCCCGCATCCACCCGGTGAAGCTGGTGACCGGCCTCGCACGGACCGTCGAGTCCCTGGGCGTGACCATCCACGAGTCGACCCCGGTGACGGAGATCCGCCCGAAGCACGCGGTCACCCCGTACGGCACGGTCCGCGCGCCCTACGTCCTGCGCTGCACGGAGGGATTCACGGCGTCCCTGAAGGGCCAGAAGCGCACCTGGCTGCCCATGAACTCCTCCATGATCGCGACCGAGCCGCTCACCGAGGAGCAGTGGGAGGCGGTGGGCTGGGCGGGCCGCGAGACGCTCGGCGACATGGCGCACGCCTACATGTACGCCCAGCGCACCGCCGACGGCCGGATCGCACTCGGCGGCCGCGGAGTGCCGTACCGCTTCGGCTCCCGCACCGACAACGACGGCCGCACCCAGGAAACGACGATCGCGGCACTGCGGGAGATCCTGGAACGCTTCTTCCCGTCCCTGACCGGCGTCGGCATCACACACGCCTGGTCCGGCGTGCTCGGCGTACCCCGCGACTGGTGCGCCACGGTCACCCTGGACCGCGCCACGGGCCTCGGCTGGGCGGGCGGCTACGTCGGCTCCGGCGTCGCCACCGCCAACCTCGCCGCCCGCACCCTGCGCGACCTGGTCCAACTCGACTCCGGCCAGGGCACCCGCACGGACCTGACGGACCTGCCGTGGGTCGATCACAAGGTCCGCAAGTGGGAACCGGAGCCGCTGCGCTGGCTGGGCGTCCACGGCATGTACGCCACCTACCGCACCGCCGACCGCCACGAACACACCACGCACAGCGCCGAGTCGTCCCGACTGGCACGACTGGCGGACCGGGTGGCGGGACGACGCTGA